A part of Desulfobacter sp. genomic DNA contains:
- the mobB gene encoding molybdopterin-guanine dinucleotide biosynthesis protein B — MPRTICHIIGQPGSGKTTLTAALVRHLTNQGLAVGTLKHSAHAHELDKPGKDSHVHRTAGAAPAAMVNATMAALYFPASDLTRPDRLIDTYYSHADIILIEGWLSGPYPKIEIWRRAVGRPPLFPDIPTVRAIATNDSPGGTDQRGLVRLPLEPVAAIADYVLNIGPV, encoded by the coding sequence ATGCCCCGGACCATCTGCCATATCATCGGCCAGCCCGGATCCGGCAAAACAACGCTTACGGCCGCCCTGGTCCGTCATCTCACCAACCAGGGCCTGGCCGTGGGCACCCTAAAGCACTCGGCCCACGCCCACGAACTGGACAAGCCGGGCAAGGATTCCCACGTCCACCGCACCGCCGGCGCCGCCCCCGCCGCCATGGTTAACGCCACAATGGCGGCCCTCTACTTCCCGGCCTCGGACCTCACCCGGCCCGACCGCCTCATTGACACCTACTACAGCCATGCCGACATCATTCTCATCGAAGGCTGGCTCTCGGGCCCCTATCCCAAGATCGAAATCTGGCGCCGGGCCGTGGGCCGCCCGCCCCTGTTCCCGGACATTCCAACGGTCAGGGCCATTGCCACAAACGACAGCCCCGGCGGCACAGATCAAAGGGGCCTGGTCCGCCTTCCCCTGGAACCGGTGGCCGCCATCGCAGACTATGTTTTAAACATCGGACCGGTTTAA
- a CDS encoding two-component system response regulator codes for MNDYSDCIVLAVDDTEANIDILVETLGEDYELRVALDGESALENIAEEKPDLILLDIMMPGMDGYEVCRRMKSDSKTQDIPVIFLTAMDQEQNEAKGLALGAVDYVTKPFSPDLIKARVRNHLELKKHRDHLASLVAERTRQIELTQNVTICCLANLAETRDPETGGHIQRTQNYVRELARVLKQKSAYGALLDEETIDLIYKSAPLHDIGKVGVTDRILLKPGKLTEEEFEEMKRHTVYGRDTLRDAEEKLGKNSFLKYAGEIAFTHHEKWDGSGYPKGVSGNDIPVSGRLMAIADVYDALVTKRVYKPPFSHEKAVSIIIEGKGRHFDPDMVDAFVDIAGTFKRIAHELADSEMEKDSLN; via the coding sequence ATGAATGATTATTCTGATTGCATCGTTTTGGCAGTGGACGACACAGAGGCCAATATCGATATCCTTGTGGAAACTCTGGGAGAGGATTACGAACTCAGGGTGGCCCTGGACGGGGAGTCTGCCCTGGAAAATATCGCAGAAGAAAAACCCGACCTGATTCTTCTTGACATAATGATGCCGGGAATGGACGGCTACGAGGTCTGCCGCCGCATGAAATCAGATTCGAAAACACAGGATATACCGGTGATTTTCCTCACCGCCATGGATCAGGAGCAGAACGAGGCCAAAGGGCTCGCCCTGGGCGCTGTGGACTACGTGACCAAACCCTTTTCCCCGGACCTGATCAAAGCCCGTGTCAGAAACCATCTTGAGCTGAAAAAACACCGGGACCATCTGGCGTCTTTGGTGGCGGAACGGACACGGCAGATTGAACTCACGCAGAATGTCACCATCTGCTGCCTGGCCAACCTTGCTGAAACAAGGGATCCCGAAACCGGCGGGCATATCCAGAGGACCCAGAATTATGTCAGGGAACTGGCCAGGGTGCTTAAACAGAAATCTGCCTATGGCGCCCTGCTGGATGAAGAAACCATTGATCTGATTTATAAATCCGCCCCCCTTCACGATATCGGAAAGGTCGGGGTCACGGACCGGATTCTGCTCAAGCCCGGCAAGCTGACCGAAGAAGAGTTTGAAGAGATGAAACGGCATACCGTATACGGGAGGGATACCCTGCGTGACGCAGAGGAGAAGCTGGGGAAAAACTCCTTTTTAAAGTATGCCGGTGAAATCGCCTTTACCCACCATGAAAAGTGGGACGGGTCCGGATACCCCAAAGGGGTGTCCGGGAATGACATTCCGGTATCCGGACGGCTGATGGCCATCGCAGATGTCTACGATGCCCTGGTCACAAAACGGGTGTATAAGCCGCCATTCAGTCACGAAAAAGCCGTTTCCATCATCATAGAAGGCAAGGGGCGCCACTTTGATCCGGATATGGTGGATGCCTTTGTTGACATTGCGGGTACCTTCAAACGGATCGCCCATGAACTTGCGGATTCGGAAATGGAAAAGGATTCCCTGAATTAA
- a CDS encoding hybrid sensor histidine kinase/response regulator translates to MDTNHGGVHMVQKNTILVVDDDQVNIEILVGTLGDSYEVSVAMDGQSALEIINEIMPDIILLDIMMPGMDGYEVCRRVKENRATRNAMVLFVTALADAVDETYGFELGAVDYITKPFSSSVIRARIKTHLELAAARKELEIQNEILKENIRLREQVDHITRHDLKNPVQAIMSAAEIIRLHLPAKDPEDLEEMIQIQLKSCRNILNMVNRCLDVYKMEDKSYKLDAKRTDLLYLMDQVLMEGEEIIRSKGLELLIEINGYPRKQEDRFELICDELLFYSMMGNLVKNALEASPKKEQVKIMIQDTKGLSIGVENKGAVNPSIRSCFFEKFVTADKPKGTGIGTYSARLAAEMHGADIQLFTSDEDNITKVDIRWEKKPRLSSQQSDSNTD, encoded by the coding sequence ATGGATACAAACCATGGAGGCGTGCATATGGTTCAAAAAAATACCATACTGGTGGTGGATGACGATCAGGTAAATATTGAGATCCTGGTGGGAACCCTGGGGGACAGCTACGAGGTCAGTGTCGCCATGGATGGTCAATCTGCCCTGGAAATCATCAACGAAATTATGCCGGATATCATTTTGCTGGATATCATGATGCCGGGGATGGATGGATACGAGGTCTGCAGACGGGTTAAGGAAAACCGGGCCACAAGGAACGCCATGGTATTGTTTGTCACAGCACTTGCCGATGCCGTTGATGAAACCTACGGATTCGAGCTGGGCGCTGTGGATTATATCACCAAGCCCTTCAGTTCTTCTGTCATCCGCGCCCGGATAAAAACCCATCTTGAACTGGCAGCGGCCAGGAAGGAACTTGAGATACAGAACGAGATATTAAAGGAAAATATCCGGCTCAGGGAACAGGTGGACCATATCACCCGCCATGATCTTAAAAACCCGGTCCAGGCCATCATGAGTGCCGCAGAGATCATCCGCTTACATCTGCCCGCCAAGGATCCAGAAGACCTGGAGGAAATGATACAGATACAATTGAAATCCTGCCGCAATATACTGAATATGGTCAACCGCTGCCTTGATGTCTATAAGATGGAAGATAAATCGTATAAGCTTGATGCCAAGCGGACAGATCTGTTGTACTTAATGGATCAGGTGCTTATGGAGGGCGAGGAAATCATCCGGTCCAAGGGGCTTGAACTGCTGATTGAAATAAACGGATATCCCCGCAAACAGGAGGACCGGTTTGAACTGATCTGTGATGAACTGCTTTTTTATTCCATGATGGGCAATCTGGTGAAAAATGCCTTGGAAGCGTCTCCAAAAAAAGAGCAGGTAAAAATAATGATTCAGGATACCAAGGGGCTGAGTATCGGCGTTGAAAACAAAGGGGCGGTAAATCCTTCCATCCGGAGTTGTTTTTTTGAAAAGTTTGTGACCGCAGACAAACCAAAGGGAACCGGGATCGGCACCTATTCGGCCCGGCTGGCTGCTGAGATGCACGGTGCCGATATTCAGCTGTTTACATCAGATGAAGACAATATAACAAAAGTCGATATACGATGGGAGAAGAAGCCGAGGCTATCCAGCCAGCAGTCCGACAGCAACACGGATTGA
- a CDS encoding response regulator encodes MPKIMKHIDNFFDLIKNRTKREVGLLQKKATATLLTIMALTFCTVVLGFISFFLLKRKIIVPLSLLKSGAQRLEKGDYSTHIEIDSKDEAGDLANAFNMMTDSIKERTEKLHNILGNLDEAKKEAEAATQAKSDFLANMSHEIRTPMNAIIGVNHLLMKTGLDARQKDYAVKIKVSAQNLLGIINDILDFSKIEAGKLDIECISFNLNEILSNLSNLVSMKAQEKGIELLFFLDEEVPVELIGDPLRLGQILLNLTNNAVKFTQKGEIVVQINRVEENADTVMIKFAVKDTGIGLTREQMDTLFQSFHQADTSTTRQYGGTGLGLTISKQLAEMMGGTIGVESEFGQGSTFYFTARLKKQKEQPRAARGQKKILPRFLCNLDILVVDDNETSQAVLEYYLKKFSSCIETALSGQAALDRIRERRNAGKKPFDLIFMDWQMPGMTGIEAARRILANNDSAGKTKIIMVTAYGREDVMAQAQDMGFCGFLLKPLTESMVYDAVLEVFGQGHGDHTTGDLRHVKEVPDGIDRIRGARILLVEDNEINQQVAREMLSGEGFIMENAENGQISVDLITGPLAHDPVDIILMDLQMPVMGGIEATQRIREWENRTGAAPLPILAMTADAMTGVREKVLDAGMNGYLTKPVEPSQLFNALIQWIKPGERPLPEGWQKQKASEGQAAPINMSIPELQGVDTQLGLSRVGSSPRVYIQILERFFEQFTPFMPDLERLLNEGDHDTALRLAHTLKGVAGNIGAQALSRAAADLEKAVREKKAEDIPRYLGALAPRLTEVLEGIAQSRVLEKIKARETQPVQGPVDTNKVSALLDELQQAAAKRAPKPCRRIMERLDKMAMPQENRTLLSTLHHQINTYKFKDALASIASLKKEMKG; translated from the coding sequence ATGCCCAAGATCATGAAGCATATTGATAATTTTTTTGACCTGATTAAAAACCGGACCAAAAGGGAGGTGGGGCTGTTGCAGAAAAAGGCGACCGCAACCCTTTTAACCATCATGGCACTCACCTTCTGCACGGTGGTGCTTGGTTTTATTTCTTTTTTTCTGCTTAAGCGCAAGATCATCGTTCCTTTGTCTCTGCTCAAATCAGGGGCCCAGCGCCTTGAAAAAGGGGACTATTCAACCCACATAGAGATTGACTCCAAAGATGAAGCCGGAGACCTGGCCAATGCCTTTAACATGATGACAGACAGCATTAAGGAAAGGACTGAAAAGCTTCACAATATCCTGGGGAACCTCGACGAAGCAAAGAAAGAGGCGGAAGCCGCCACCCAGGCCAAGAGCGATTTTCTGGCAAATATGAGCCATGAGATCCGTACCCCCATGAATGCGATTATCGGCGTCAACCACCTGCTCATGAAAACCGGCCTGGATGCCCGGCAGAAGGACTATGCCGTAAAAATTAAAGTTTCAGCCCAGAATCTTTTAGGTATTATCAACGATATCCTTGATTTTTCAAAGATTGAGGCCGGTAAACTGGATATTGAATGCATCTCTTTCAACCTGAATGAAATTTTGTCCAACCTGTCCAACCTTGTCAGTATGAAGGCCCAGGAAAAAGGGATTGAGCTTTTGTTTTTCCTGGACGAGGAAGTGCCCGTCGAATTGATCGGCGACCCCTTAAGGCTGGGGCAAATCCTTTTGAACCTGACCAACAATGCGGTGAAATTTACACAAAAGGGCGAAATTGTCGTACAGATCAACCGGGTTGAAGAAAATGCGGATACCGTCATGATCAAATTTGCCGTAAAAGACACCGGCATCGGCCTGACCCGTGAGCAGATGGATACATTGTTTCAGTCGTTTCACCAGGCAGACACATCCACCACCCGTCAATATGGCGGTACCGGCCTTGGACTGACCATCAGCAAGCAATTGGCTGAAATGATGGGCGGAACCATTGGTGTGGAAAGCGAATTCGGTCAGGGCAGCACCTTTTATTTTACGGCCAGGCTGAAAAAGCAGAAAGAACAACCCAGGGCGGCCCGGGGGCAGAAGAAAATTCTTCCCAGATTCCTTTGCAACCTGGATATCCTGGTGGTTGATGACAACGAAACCTCACAGGCCGTACTTGAATACTATCTGAAAAAATTTTCCTCCTGTATCGAAACCGCTTTGTCCGGGCAAGCGGCGCTGGACAGGATCCGGGAACGCAGAAATGCCGGTAAAAAGCCCTTTGACCTCATATTTATGGACTGGCAGATGCCGGGTATGACCGGCATAGAAGCCGCAAGGCGGATCCTGGCCAATAATGATTCTGCCGGAAAAACCAAAATCATCATGGTGACGGCATACGGCAGGGAAGATGTCATGGCACAAGCCCAGGATATGGGGTTTTGCGGTTTCCTGCTGAAGCCCCTGACCGAATCCATGGTCTACGATGCCGTACTTGAAGTCTTTGGCCAGGGCCACGGCGATCATACGACAGGGGATTTAAGGCATGTAAAAGAAGTTCCCGATGGAATTGACCGGATCCGGGGGGCGAGGATTCTTCTTGTGGAGGACAATGAGATCAACCAGCAGGTGGCCCGGGAGATGCTTTCAGGAGAGGGCTTTATCATGGAAAATGCCGAAAACGGCCAAATTTCCGTGGACCTTATCACAGGGCCTTTAGCGCATGATCCGGTTGATATCATTCTCATGGATCTGCAGATGCCGGTGATGGGAGGGATTGAAGCCACCCAGAGGATCCGGGAGTGGGAAAACAGAACCGGTGCCGCGCCTTTGCCCATACTTGCCATGACCGCCGATGCCATGACAGGGGTTCGGGAAAAGGTTCTGGATGCCGGAATGAACGGATATCTGACCAAGCCTGTGGAACCGTCCCAGCTTTTCAATGCGCTGATCCAGTGGATCAAACCGGGAGAACGGCCCCTGCCCGAAGGCTGGCAAAAACAGAAGGCTTCAGAGGGCCAGGCCGCCCCAATAAATATGTCTATCCCTGAACTGCAGGGGGTCGACACCCAGCTCGGATTGTCCAGAGTCGGTTCAAGCCCAAGGGTTTATATTCAGATTCTGGAACGTTTTTTTGAACAGTTCACGCCCTTTATGCCTGATCTTGAGAGGCTTTTAAATGAGGGGGATCACGACACCGCCTTAAGGTTGGCCCATACCCTGAAGGGGGTTGCCGGCAATATCGGGGCCCAGGCGCTTTCAAGGGCCGCAGCCGATCTTGAAAAGGCCGTCAGGGAAAAGAAGGCCGAGGATATCCCCCGTTATCTCGGGGCGCTGGCTCCCAGGCTCACAGAGGTGCTGGAGGGAATCGCCCAAAGCCGGGTGCTGGAAAAGATAAAAGCCCGGGAGACCCAACCGGTTCAGGGGCCCGTGGACACAAATAAGGTCTCTGCCCTTTTGGATGAACTTCAACAGGCCGCGGCCAAACGGGCCCCCAAACCTTGCAGAAGGATAATGGAGCGCCTGGACAAGATGGCCATGCCCCAAGAAAACAGAACGCTGCTGAGCACCTTGCACCATCAGATCAACACCTATAAATTTAAGGATGCCCTTGCATCCATTGCATCCCTGAAAAAAGAGATGAAAGGATAA